TCACGGACATGCTCGGCTCCTTCGGTAACGGTTCCGTTACCGTAACACGTCGGCTACCCAGCCGCGGCCGTGCGCCAGACGGAGACGTGACTGCGGCTCTCGCCGGTGAACGGTGCGCGGTGCCAGTCGCTCCAGCGCGCTTCGAGCGTGAGTCCCGCGAGCTGGGCCATGAGGTCGAGCTCTGCGGGCCACACGTAGCGATGGGGCGACGAGAACTGGCGCAGCTCGCCGTCGATCGTCCACGCGTGATGCGAGATCGCGATCTGGCGATCGAAGTCGTACTCCTCGTAGCCGAGGTGCTCGTCGGTGTGGTCGAACACGTAGGTCGTCTCGCCGGGCGGGAGGCGACGGAGCTCGGGCACGTAGTTCTCGATCACGAAGCGTCCGCCGGGAGCCAGGTGCGCGGCGGCGTTGCGGAAGCACGCGACCTGCTCGTCCTGCGTCGTCAGGTTCGTGATCGTGTTGCGCACGAGATACACGAGCGTGAACGGGCCGTCGACGCGCGTCGTCGCGAAGTCGCCGATCGTCACGGCGACATCGTCGCCACCCGGTTGCGCGCGCAGCACGTCGACCATCGGTTGCGACAGCTCGATGCCG
This genomic window from Acidimicrobiia bacterium contains:
- a CDS encoding class I SAM-dependent methyltransferase, with product MAETHFDEWAARHYNRLWPHLLDPDILDAAVEALADLAGAGPALELGAGTGRITLPLSARGIRVDGIELSQPMVDVLRAQPGGDDVAVTIGDFATTRVDGPFTLVYLVRNTITNLTTQDEQVACFRNAAAHLAPGGRFVIENYVPELRRLPPGETTYVFDHTDEHLGYEEYDFDRQIAISHHAWTIDGELRQFSSPHRYVWPAELDLMAQLAGLTLEARWSDWHRAPFTGESRSHVSVWRTAAAG